Proteins from a genomic interval of Methanohalophilus levihalophilus:
- a CDS encoding serine--tRNA ligase, whose amino-acid sequence MDLEFRLKAAFKTSADPAPGREAIENFINNDAVTLLSKGAPEGEEAKIENLEIGSDRIGVTITSGRYVRAHDAMIRLRRPLAAKLGKEFHIGIRGIEVEDFKITMESEKDIGNLKIPHVSSMEYNDGKLILHLDVGEAEMENRVPDRILTLMEDKIREKSYGAKGEHWDLLWQSEKKEIIFAEDPTQEMMKQGWLKRGASRGQWIHGPQSTKLFRTFEKIVLEELLEPLDYREMIFPKLIPWEVWKRSGHAKGVYPEIYYVCPPKTRDPEYWEEVADHYKVTHEVPTELIKEKIGDPIGGLCYAQCPPFWMFMQGETIPTDEFPIKVFDRSGTSHRYESGGIHGMERVDEFHRIEIVWLGNKQQAIDTAKELHERYMHIFNEILDLEWRKAWVTPWFMAQEGLDGVSEEREAGTTDYEAPLPYRGEDGEWLEFQNVSVNGNKYPSGFNVKSQSGEELWSGCSGVGLERWTSAFLAQKGLNPENWPEEFRKRFGEMPEGFSFL is encoded by the coding sequence ATGGATTTGGAATTCAGGCTGAAAGCCGCATTCAAAACAAGCGCAGACCCTGCTCCCGGAAGGGAAGCCATTGAGAATTTTATCAATAATGATGCTGTCACCCTGCTTTCAAAAGGCGCCCCTGAAGGCGAGGAAGCAAAAATTGAGAATTTGGAAATCGGTAGTGACAGGATTGGAGTGACAATCACCTCCGGCAGGTATGTTCGTGCACACGATGCAATGATTCGCCTGCGCCGTCCTTTGGCTGCAAAACTCGGCAAGGAGTTCCATATCGGAATTCGCGGAATCGAAGTTGAGGATTTCAAAATTACAATGGAGTCCGAAAAAGACATCGGTAACCTGAAGATTCCCCACGTCAGCAGCATGGAATACAACGACGGGAAACTAATCCTCCATCTGGATGTAGGGGAAGCAGAGATGGAAAACCGTGTTCCTGACAGGATTCTTACCCTCATGGAAGACAAAATCCGTGAGAAAAGCTACGGTGCCAAGGGAGAACACTGGGACTTGCTCTGGCAGAGTGAGAAGAAAGAAATAATCTTCGCCGAAGATCCAACACAGGAAATGATGAAGCAGGGGTGGCTCAAGCGCGGAGCAAGCCGTGGACAGTGGATTCACGGACCTCAGTCAACCAAACTCTTCAGGACCTTCGAGAAAATTGTTCTTGAAGAATTACTCGAACCCCTCGACTACAGGGAAATGATCTTCCCGAAACTCATCCCCTGGGAAGTATGGAAACGCTCTGGCCATGCAAAAGGAGTCTATCCTGAAATTTACTATGTCTGCCCACCCAAAACAAGAGATCCCGAATACTGGGAAGAAGTAGCAGACCATTACAAAGTCACTCACGAAGTTCCAACCGAACTCATCAAGGAGAAGATCGGCGATCCTATCGGCGGCCTTTGCTATGCACAGTGCCCGCCCTTCTGGATGTTCATGCAGGGAGAAACCATCCCCACTGACGAATTCCCCATAAAGGTATTCGACAGGTCAGGAACATCCCACAGGTATGAAAGCGGCGGAATCCATGGTATGGAAAGGGTTGACGAATTCCACAGGATAGAAATCGTCTGGCTCGGAAACAAACAGCAGGCTATTGATACCGCAAAAGAGCTTCATGAAAGATACATGCACATCTTCAACGAAATACTGGATCTTGAATGGAGAAAGGCATGGGTTACTCCTTGGTTCATGGCACAGGAAGGCCTTGATGGAGTATCCGAGGAACGCGAAGCAGGAACCACTGATTATGAAGCACCTCTGCCCTACCGCGGCGAAGATGGGGAATGGCTGGAATTCCAGAACGTAAGTGTTAACGGAAACAAATACCCATCCGGCTTCAATGTCAAATCCCAGTCAGGAGAAGAACTCTGGTCAGGTTGTTCCGGTGTCGGTCTGGAACGCTGGACATCAGCATTTTTGGCACAGAAAGGACTCAATCCTGAGAACTGGCCTGAAGAGTTCAGGAAACGCTTTGGGGAAATGCCGGAAGGATTCAGTTTCCTCTGA
- a CDS encoding 30S ribosomal protein S3ae: protein MARKVQRKLDKWKNKEWFTIETPEFIGRNVIGVTPADDSAKLVGRVIETTVGDITNDFSKHNIKLRLAVDNVNGNVANTRFIGHEITTDYLRSIVKRQTSRIDANLEVKSKDGRKLRIKPIAFTVKRARTSQIKGIRQVMEEAVEKRASELNFEQLVEEIVTGRLAANIYRAAKLIYPLRRVEIRKTEVIQVRNKSYSASPAEEAEVAEA, encoded by the coding sequence TTGGCAAGGAAAGTACAGAGAAAACTGGACAAATGGAAAAACAAAGAATGGTTTACTATTGAAACACCTGAATTTATTGGAAGAAACGTCATCGGCGTAACCCCTGCAGATGATTCTGCAAAACTTGTGGGACGCGTAATTGAGACAACTGTCGGTGACATCACTAATGACTTTTCAAAACATAACATTAAACTGCGTCTTGCTGTGGACAATGTAAACGGCAACGTGGCAAACACAAGATTTATCGGCCACGAAATCACAACCGACTACCTGCGCTCTATTGTCAAGAGGCAGACCTCAAGGATTGACGCAAACCTTGAAGTAAAAAGCAAGGACGGACGCAAGCTTCGCATCAAGCCAATTGCATTCACGGTAAAGCGCGCCAGGACCAGCCAGATAAAAGGTATTCGTCAGGTCATGGAAGAAGCTGTTGAGAAGCGTGCTTCAGAACTTAACTTTGAGCAGCTTGTGGAAGAAATTGTCACCGGAAGGCTGGCAGCAAACATCTACAGGGCAGCAAAACTTATTTATCCGCTCAGAAGGGTGGAAATCAGGAAGACAGAAGTTATTCAGGTCCGCAACAAATCATATTCTGCGTCTCCAGCAGAAGAAGCTGAAGTGGCAGAAGCCTGA
- a CDS encoding dihydrofolate reductase family protein — protein sequence MSRNIILYIAMSLDGYIARKNGDVDWLDGDGSEPNADIGYDEFYESVDAVIMGRKTYDQILTFGEYPYKGTKGYVYTSESRSNNEYVEFTIENAEDLVRELKNKDGKDIWLIGGTGVIDEFVKKDLIDEYFISIIPCVLGEGIPLFKDNNPEIKLKMLKTAVVNGIAMLHYVKS from the coding sequence ATGAGTAGAAATATTATTTTATACATCGCAATGAGCTTAGATGGGTATATTGCCCGAAAAAACGGGGATGTTGATTGGCTTGATGGTGATGGTTCTGAACCAAATGCTGATATTGGTTATGATGAATTTTATGAATCTGTTGATGCGGTGATCATGGGGCGGAAGACATACGACCAGATACTTACTTTTGGGGAATATCCCTACAAAGGAACCAAGGGATATGTCTATACTTCAGAAAGCAGATCCAACAATGAATACGTTGAATTTACAATTGAAAATGCTGAAGATCTCGTAAGGGAACTAAAAAACAAGGATGGTAAGGATATCTGGCTAATAGGTGGGACTGGGGTCATTGATGAATTCGTAAAGAAAGACCTAATAGATGAATATTTCATTTCAATTATACCCTGTGTCCTGGGTGAAGGGATTCCTCTTTTCAAAGACAACAATCCTGAGATTAAGTTAAAAATGCTAAAGACTGCAGTTGTGAATGGAATTGCAATGCTCCATTATGTGAAAAGTTAA
- a CDS encoding uracil-DNA glycosylase, which yields MNCVSLEELEKQIPTCTSCPLHETATQKVIRKGSENPKILFIGEAPGKNEDETGVPFCGRAGKVLDQIIDYMRLDEQEWAVINTIKCRPPNNRNPNKKELQACRSFLENQIELLDPKVIILLGNTAETAFVGKGTLGWGECREIDGSKVLKLYHPAALIYTRSRIPEQHQFIDANRKLWE from the coding sequence ATGAATTGCGTTTCACTGGAAGAGCTGGAAAAGCAAATCCCGACTTGCACAAGTTGTCCACTTCATGAAACAGCAACCCAAAAGGTTATTCGAAAGGGATCGGAAAATCCCAAAATCCTTTTTATTGGAGAAGCCCCTGGCAAAAATGAAGATGAAACTGGTGTTCCTTTTTGTGGCCGAGCCGGTAAAGTGCTTGATCAGATAATTGACTATATGAGACTTGATGAACAGGAATGGGCTGTAATCAATACCATAAAATGCCGCCCTCCAAACAATCGGAACCCCAATAAAAAAGAACTTCAAGCTTGCAGATCTTTCCTTGAAAATCAGATTGAGTTGCTTGACCCAAAAGTTATCATTTTACTGGGAAACACTGCAGAAACCGCATTCGTTGGGAAGGGAACACTTGGATGGGGAGAATGCAGGGAAATTGATGGAAGCAAAGTGCTTAAACTGTATCATCCTGCTGCGTTGATATATACCAGAAGCAGGATCCCGGAGCAGCATCAATTCATTGATGCCAATCGTAAGCTTTGGGAATAA
- a CDS encoding KEOPS complex subunit Pcc1 gives MKISTTFEIIDENNNEKMEALSLALQPDNLPNMSTEITEGKMKIQIESEKITSLIAVMDDLLMNARIAEELLDSNSNEENKT, from the coding sequence CTGAAGATTTCAACTACCTTTGAGATTATTGATGAAAACAACAATGAGAAAATGGAAGCATTGTCTTTGGCATTACAACCGGACAATCTCCCAAACATGTCTACTGAAATAACTGAAGGGAAAATGAAAATCCAGATTGAGTCCGAAAAAATTACTTCATTGATAGCCGTTATGGACGATCTTCTTATGAATGCAAGGATTGCAGAGGAATTACTGGATAGTAACTCCAATGAGGAAAATAAAACATGA
- a CDS encoding KamA family radical SAM protein, whose amino-acid sequence MSSPQYVTTINDLDEIDENERNELKKVEAKFAFRSNDYYMSLIDWDDPNDPIRRIIIPDPAELEGWGKLNASAENKYTVVRGLEHKYKPTALLLVSDICGGFCRYCFRKRLFMDENREVNRDISDALSYISNHTEITNVLLSGGDPLLLPTKQLEDIVKSLREIDHVQIVRIGSKMLTFNPHRVLNDPSLPEMISKYSTKDKRIYIATQFNHPRELSDVVLKSINILQESGATIVNQTPILRGVNDNPDTLAKLFKKLSFNGVMPYYVFQCRPTLGNRHFVVPVEESYRIFERAKAQCSGLAKKATFAMSHMLGKIAVMGVDDDHTYLKFHQAANSEDIGKLMVFRKNPKALWFDDYVDLVSETKVV is encoded by the coding sequence ATGTCGTCCCCCCAATATGTTACAACAATTAATGATCTGGATGAAATTGATGAAAATGAAAGAAATGAGCTGAAAAAAGTTGAGGCAAAGTTTGCCTTTCGTTCGAATGACTATTACATGTCCCTAATCGACTGGGATGATCCAAATGATCCAATTCGTCGTATAATTATTCCCGATCCGGCTGAACTCGAAGGGTGGGGGAAACTAAACGCTTCTGCAGAAAACAAATATACCGTCGTACGCGGACTGGAGCATAAATACAAACCTACTGCCCTCCTGCTGGTAAGTGATATATGTGGAGGCTTTTGTCGCTATTGTTTTAGAAAACGGCTTTTTATGGATGAAAACAGGGAAGTAAATCGTGATATTTCCGACGCCTTATCCTATATTTCAAACCATACCGAAATTACGAATGTTCTCCTCAGTGGCGGGGATCCTTTGCTACTACCGACAAAACAACTTGAAGACATTGTGAAGAGTCTTCGGGAAATTGATCATGTCCAAATAGTGAGAATTGGATCCAAAATGCTAACATTCAATCCTCATCGAGTTCTCAATGATCCATCTCTTCCTGAGATGATCAGCAAATACAGCACAAAAGATAAGCGCATTTACATTGCAACTCAGTTCAACCATCCCCGGGAGTTGAGCGATGTTGTCCTGAAATCAATAAATATCCTGCAGGAATCAGGAGCCACCATTGTCAACCAGACCCCGATACTTCGTGGTGTCAATGATAACCCGGATACACTTGCCAAACTTTTCAAGAAACTCTCATTTAATGGTGTCATGCCATACTATGTATTCCAATGTCGTCCAACACTTGGAAACCGTCATTTTGTTGTTCCGGTTGAAGAATCATATCGGATATTTGAGCGTGCAAAGGCGCAGTGCTCCGGACTGGCAAAAAAGGCCACCTTTGCAATGTCGCATATGCTTGGGAAAATCGCGGTCATGGGGGTAGATGACGATCATACCTATCTCAAGTTCCATCAGGCAGCAAACAGTGAAGATATTGGGAAATTAATGGTCTTCAGGAAAAATCCGAAAGCACTTTGGTTTGACGACTATGTAGACCTTGTTTCCGAAACAAAGGTTGTCTGA
- a CDS encoding glutamate--tRNA ligase → MTLTEDDVKTIEKFAFQNAVKYGQPPQAGAVMGKVMGTCAHLRQHAKDVTAAVQKVVEEVAAGTPEVWQARLEELAPELIEELNTKKEPDKGLKPLDVEEGQKVVMRFAPNPNGPATLGSARGMVINSEYVKMYGGTFIIRFDDTDPQTKRPMLEAYDWYLDDCEWLGAEPDRVVIASDRIPLYYEYAKKLIDMGKAYVCFCSGEEFKRFKDASTPCPHRELPPEEHLKHWHKMLEGEYEEKSAVLRIKTDIHHKDPALRDFGAFRIVKAPHPRKEVGDKYVVWPLLDFEGAIEDHELGMTHIIRGKDLMDSEKRQTYIYDYFGWTYPKTTHWGRVKMHEFGKFSTSSLRKAIEDGEYSGWDDPRLPTLRALRRRGILPEAVRKFMVEMGVGETDVSISMDSLYAENRKLIDPIANRYFFVPEPVEMQIEDCETCVAKPQLHPIEDRGFRTIEVGSKVYVSDNDAAGLKEGDRVRLKDLFNVEVISTNPLVAKHIGDSVEEIKKSRLPIIQWVGESHLDVEVRSPDGIINGYGEPDISTQTEKMVQFERFGFCRIESVKGKNVVAYFAHK, encoded by the coding sequence ATGACGCTTACTGAAGATGATGTAAAAACAATAGAAAAGTTTGCTTTCCAGAATGCCGTAAAATACGGGCAGCCACCACAGGCAGGTGCCGTGATGGGAAAAGTGATGGGAACTTGCGCCCATCTAAGGCAGCATGCAAAGGATGTCACAGCAGCTGTCCAGAAGGTTGTGGAGGAAGTAGCTGCAGGGACTCCGGAAGTGTGGCAGGCTCGCCTTGAGGAACTGGCTCCTGAACTAATTGAGGAGTTGAACACAAAGAAGGAGCCGGATAAGGGACTCAAACCTCTTGACGTTGAAGAAGGGCAGAAAGTTGTGATGAGATTTGCCCCAAATCCGAATGGGCCGGCAACTCTTGGCAGTGCCAGAGGTATGGTAATCAATTCAGAATATGTGAAAATGTATGGTGGAACATTCATTATACGATTTGATGATACTGATCCACAAACAAAAAGACCCATGCTTGAAGCGTACGACTGGTATCTTGACGATTGCGAGTGGCTGGGAGCAGAACCTGATAGGGTGGTTATCGCTTCTGATAGGATCCCGCTTTACTATGAATATGCGAAAAAACTCATCGATATGGGGAAAGCATATGTTTGCTTCTGCAGTGGCGAAGAATTCAAGAGATTCAAGGATGCTTCAACCCCGTGTCCTCACAGGGAATTACCTCCAGAGGAACACCTAAAGCACTGGCATAAAATGCTTGAAGGTGAGTATGAGGAGAAATCTGCTGTCCTCAGGATAAAAACTGACATTCATCACAAGGATCCGGCGCTTCGTGATTTTGGAGCATTCCGTATTGTAAAGGCTCCTCACCCCCGGAAAGAAGTGGGGGATAAGTATGTGGTCTGGCCACTTCTTGATTTTGAAGGTGCAATCGAAGATCATGAACTTGGTATGACTCACATTATTCGTGGTAAGGACTTAATGGACAGTGAAAAACGCCAGACATATATCTACGATTATTTTGGATGGACTTACCCCAAAACCACTCACTGGGGCCGTGTAAAAATGCATGAATTCGGCAAGTTCAGTACCAGTTCACTCAGGAAAGCAATCGAGGATGGCGAATATTCCGGATGGGATGATCCCCGTCTTCCAACCTTACGGGCACTTCGCAGGCGTGGAATCCTGCCGGAAGCTGTTCGCAAGTTCATGGTGGAAATGGGTGTAGGTGAAACCGATGTCAGTATCAGCATGGATTCCCTGTATGCCGAGAACAGAAAACTGATTGATCCGATTGCCAACAGGTATTTCTTTGTACCGGAACCCGTGGAAATGCAAATCGAGGATTGCGAAACCTGTGTTGCAAAACCCCAGCTTCATCCCATTGAAGACCGCGGTTTCCGCACAATTGAAGTTGGATCAAAGGTGTATGTAAGCGACAATGATGCTGCTGGTTTAAAGGAAGGTGATAGGGTTCGTCTGAAGGATCTGTTCAATGTTGAAGTGATCTCCACTAATCCTCTTGTTGCAAAGCACATTGGCGACTCGGTTGAGGAAATTAAAAAGTCCCGTCTTCCCATAATCCAGTGGGTTGGAGAATCTCATCTTGATGTGGAAGTCCGTTCACCTGATGGAATCATAAATGGTTATGGAGAACCCGATATTTCTACCCAGACTGAAAAAATGGTTCAGTTTGAACGATTCGGATTTTGTAGAATTGAATCAGTAAAAGGCAAGAATGTTGTAGCTTATTTTGCTCATAAGTGA
- a CDS encoding GNAT family N-acetyltransferase: protein MISQFNLIPANDSHVSFLSTFGKKSFVDAYKITLPEEELEDYVDIAFSREQIEHEIEKSNAFYFLCDHKKDGLCGYVKFICSKIPECVSSDNAIELKRLYVMDKYKGAGVGSLLSGCGESICQEHGFTALWLRVWDGNIAAQKIYLHWGYKFCGEETYEVGREKRRVLLMVKQIY, encoded by the coding sequence ATGATAAGTCAGTTCAATTTAATACCGGCAAATGACTCTCATGTGAGCTTTCTTTCCACATTCGGGAAAAAATCATTCGTGGATGCATACAAAATCACTCTTCCGGAAGAGGAACTTGAGGACTATGTTGACATTGCTTTCTCAAGAGAACAAATCGAACATGAAATTGAGAAGTCCAATGCATTTTACTTTCTTTGTGATCATAAAAAGGATGGACTATGTGGGTATGTAAAATTCATCTGTTCCAAAATTCCTGAATGTGTGTCATCTGACAATGCGATAGAGTTGAAAAGGCTTTATGTTATGGATAAATACAAAGGGGCAGGTGTTGGAAGTCTTCTATCCGGCTGTGGTGAATCAATATGTCAGGAACATGGATTTACTGCCCTGTGGTTGCGTGTATGGGATGGTAACATTGCTGCCCAAAAAATCTATTTGCATTGGGGATACAAGTTCTGTGGTGAAGAGACATACGAGGTGGGAAGGGAAAAAAGAAGGGTGTTGCTTATGGTGAAGCAGATTTATTAA
- a CDS encoding response regulator codes for MANILVVDDSPLNRELIAAMLEKEGHNFSLVENGLQALELANEVKFDLILLDIQMPEMDGFEVLEKLKKSETSQNVPVIAVTAHPMKGKSVLPSWKWQDNEEYITIDCDACISKPIDIDEFFKTINNYLN; via the coding sequence ATGGCAAATATTTTAGTTGTTGATGACAGTCCCCTGAATAGGGAGCTTATTGCAGCTATGCTGGAAAAAGAAGGACATAACTTTTCATTGGTTGAAAACGGATTACAGGCTCTGGAACTGGCGAATGAAGTAAAATTTGATTTAATACTTCTGGACATCCAGATGCCTGAAATGGATGGTTTCGAAGTCCTCGAAAAACTAAAAAAATCCGAAACCTCCCAAAATGTACCGGTTATTGCAGTAACAGCTCATCCAATGAAAGGGAAGTCTGTTCTTCCATCATGGAAATGGCAGGATAACGAAGAGTATATCACCATTGATTGTGATGCCTGCATTTCAAAACCAATAGATATTGATGAATTCTTCAAGACAATCAATAATTACCTGAATTAA
- a CDS encoding single-stranded-DNA-specific exonuclease RecJ: MEQVEEMAARVAEAIKNSQKVRLISHNDADGITSVAIICSALLREGKIFHTTILGRLDQESIDGIKPDLSDDEIVVFCDMGSGQPEIIGSIDNDVVVIDHHIPVGDSPAKAAINPHYAGIDGATHMCAATTAYMVARALNPENIDLGGIAITGAVGDKQLFDGANGKILEEIIENGVISIRKGLKIGDGDIAEVLMNSPEPYLDITGDSEKIENFMEILGITGNLEKLDEERTKKLTSAIAMKLTKRASPEAIDAAIGDVYLLNKEIVENVYDLVDIANCCGKMDKPALALSVCMGDEKALPEALQITKEYKSRLVHVIRNAESTVQEKSSIRYIIGNDMEATGIIAGTLIRYAYPDRPFVTLNRVEEIVKVSGRGTRALVNQGLDLAVSLREASAAVGGNGGGHNIASGAAIPRGKEEEFLNIVDEITTKQLGGMNN; the protein is encoded by the coding sequence ATGGAACAAGTAGAAGAAATGGCAGCAAGGGTAGCAGAGGCGATAAAAAACAGTCAAAAGGTCCGGCTAATTTCCCACAATGATGCAGACGGCATCACCTCTGTCGCTATTATCTGCAGTGCATTGCTCCGGGAAGGAAAAATATTCCATACAACTATACTCGGCAGGCTGGATCAGGAAAGTATTGACGGGATTAAGCCGGATCTGTCAGACGATGAAATTGTAGTATTTTGTGATATGGGAAGTGGCCAGCCGGAAATCATTGGTTCCATTGACAACGATGTTGTGGTTATTGATCATCACATACCTGTAGGGGATTCACCTGCAAAAGCAGCAATTAACCCACATTACGCAGGCATTGATGGAGCAACACACATGTGTGCCGCGACTACTGCTTATATGGTTGCAAGAGCGCTGAATCCTGAAAATATTGATCTCGGGGGAATCGCAATCACAGGAGCTGTCGGTGACAAACAGCTTTTTGATGGTGCCAACGGGAAAATACTGGAAGAAATCATCGAAAATGGAGTTATTTCCATACGCAAAGGGCTCAAAATTGGGGATGGCGATATTGCTGAAGTCCTCATGAATTCCCCTGAACCTTACCTTGACATAACCGGCGATAGCGAGAAAATTGAGAATTTCATGGAAATTCTTGGGATTACCGGTAATCTCGAGAAACTGGATGAAGAGAGAACAAAAAAACTGACATCTGCAATTGCCATGAAGCTAACAAAACGCGCAAGTCCGGAAGCTATAGATGCAGCTATCGGGGATGTGTATCTTCTGAACAAAGAAATCGTGGAAAACGTATATGATCTGGTGGACATTGCAAACTGCTGCGGAAAAATGGATAAACCCGCGCTTGCACTTTCTGTTTGTATGGGAGATGAGAAGGCACTTCCTGAAGCTCTTCAGATAACAAAAGAGTACAAAAGCAGGCTCGTACACGTAATCAGGAATGCTGAATCCACCGTGCAGGAGAAATCAAGCATTCGCTACATCATAGGCAATGACATGGAAGCAACCGGGATAATTGCCGGTACACTGATACGCTACGCATATCCTGACAGGCCCTTTGTCACATTAAACAGGGTTGAAGAAATTGTCAAAGTTTCGGGAAGAGGAACAAGAGCACTGGTTAATCAGGGTCTTGATCTCGCAGTCTCCTTAAGAGAAGCGTCTGCAGCTGTAGGTGGAAACGGCGGCGGTCATAATATTGCATCCGGTGCTGCAATCCCCCGGGGAAAAGAAGAGGAATTCCTGAACATTGTAGATGAAATCACAACAAAGCAGCTTGGGGGAATGAATAACTGA
- a CDS encoding MarR family winged helix-turn-helix transcriptional regulator, producing MPDQLSFENVSIYYNKIVNDGKFDNNKDLSARLYLYLNQIRILDNPTMSELAASVRVSKPAVSNAVKKLQEMGLVDVQESMKDRRSCHLCTTSMGYEVLDVLDSADQQFFRKIEEILGDEDFRLFSNLWTRISAGLEEETQI from the coding sequence ATGCCAGATCAACTGTCCTTCGAAAACGTTAGCATATACTACAATAAGATAGTCAACGACGGTAAATTTGATAATAACAAGGATTTGAGTGCACGACTGTACCTGTATCTCAATCAGATCAGGATATTAGATAATCCTACCATGTCGGAATTGGCTGCTAGTGTAAGGGTATCAAAACCTGCTGTAAGCAATGCGGTCAAAAAGCTTCAGGAAATGGGGCTTGTAGATGTTCAGGAATCAATGAAGGACAGGCGTTCCTGCCATTTGTGCACTACGTCCATGGGATACGAAGTTCTTGATGTTCTCGATTCCGCAGATCAACAATTCTTTAGGAAAATCGAGGAAATATTGGGCGACGAAGACTTTAGACTATTTTCTAACTTATGGACGCGAATCTCAGCGGGTCTCGAAGAGGAAACTCAGATTTGA
- a CDS encoding DUF998 domain-containing protein, which produces MRHSTDLLLIKIASIAVLIATVGDFLVTFVLGFFYPNYNHLTLVMSELGTVQSPVATWINLWWIVFGVLIIVFAFGYRKAFPSGKKSVRIVTLLILLFGIGAGIGAGLFPMEPGGTETTLTGKLHGICAGTGFIAIMFVPLVSLGIFHRRSATKMYWSSIGAFLFGLIFFFLFVVSENSSSIDGILGYTGLWQRLFLLSQYVYLGLISAIMIRYSIHAKKGI; this is translated from the coding sequence GTGAGACACTCAACTGACCTGTTATTAATAAAAATCGCTTCAATTGCTGTGTTGATAGCTACTGTCGGAGATTTTTTAGTCACATTTGTTTTGGGTTTTTTCTACCCGAATTACAACCACCTCACATTAGTCATGAGTGAGCTTGGCACAGTACAAAGCCCGGTTGCAACCTGGATTAACCTTTGGTGGATTGTCTTCGGTGTTTTGATTATAGTGTTTGCATTTGGGTATAGAAAGGCTTTTCCTTCTGGAAAAAAATCAGTTCGAATTGTAACACTGCTTATATTATTATTTGGAATTGGCGCAGGGATTGGGGCGGGCCTATTCCCAATGGAACCCGGGGGCACAGAAACTACCCTCACAGGTAAATTACATGGTATTTGTGCTGGGACAGGATTTATTGCAATTATGTTTGTACCACTAGTCTCTTTAGGCATATTCCATCGAAGAAGTGCAACCAAAATGTACTGGTCGTCAATTGGCGCATTTCTATTTGGTTTGATATTCTTTTTCTTATTTGTAGTTTCAGAGAATAGTTCCTCCATTGATGGCATTTTAGGGTACACGGGACTTTGGCAAAGGTTATTTCTATTAAGTCAGTATGTTTATTTAGGCTTAATTTCAGCAATAATGATCCGTTATTCCATACATGCTAAAAAGGGCATCTGA